Part of the Ignavibacteria bacterium genome is shown below.
ATCAGCTTCATTTCTATTGAAAACTTTTATAGGTGTTGAAAAAGTTGAACCGTTATCTGTTGACTCCATAAAAAATACGTCACCTTGATCTACAACAGCACCAATATATGCAATACCGATTCTTCCGTCATCACCTCTTGCAAGAGAATAAGTTTCTGCCTGGTCAGCATCTGTGATTTGCTGGAACCCTGTGAATGCACTTGATGAAAGTGAAGTAGCAACGTTTCTTGCAGTGTAGTCAGTACCGTTCACTGAACCGATAAATACAAATTTATTTGTCAATGAAACGTTTGCAGTTGCAACCATTCTTACCCATATACAACCAAGACTACTTGGGTTTAGACCCGGATCAAGTCTTGTAAAAGAACCTAAGCCAGGGAATGCATCATAGAAAAATTGTCCTCTTGTTGTAGCCGGAGTGCCTACATTTGTGTGAATACCTATTAATTCAATTCCTTCTGAAGTTCCTGTTACAGAAGCAAAACCTGAAGCAATACCTGTTGGAGGCACTATGTCTGCAATAAAGCTCCATGTAACACCTCTATCACTTGAAAAATAATATTTGGTTGTTCTTGTTAAGAAGCTTGTTGAACCTGTTACGCTGTCAGGTGACCAGGTTTGAACGTAGTGAAGTTCATCCGGGTCTGATGGATTTTGCCAGATTTGCATTGTTGAACCGTTTGAAGCTAAATCATAAAATGATTGCCATTGAGTCCATTTTGTTGTTACGTTTCCCGTCCAGGTAAGTCCAAAAGTGTAATTTGATGGAACAATTATGTCGGGGGTATTTACTGTACCAGGTATATTTGTATGATGAGCATCAAGTCTTTGACCACCATATGAATCCCCTGTTAATTTTATTTGATACCTGATCTGTGAAAAATATTTCATCTGCTCAGGCGTATATCTTGATCCCGCCTGCAGGCTTCCTACAAGTAGAATCGAGATAAATAATGAGAATAGTAACCTTTTAAACATTTTTTTCTCCTTTGTTTTTAGTTGGATTTATTAAATTTTAACTAATTAAAATTTAAATTTGTAACAATATAACAGTATTGTAAAATGTTGTCAATATATAATTTAATTATTATAATTTGACATTTTGATAATATTTTATTACAAACCGTCCTATTTTTAAGCTTATTTTAGTTCAATAATATGAGAAAGAAAAATTGTTGTCATTATATATTATTACAAAGAAATTTATTAAGAAATCGTTAAATATTTTGATAAAGATTTTTTATTCTTATAAATATTTCTTTAGTCATTTTTGAGGAGCTTTCAGTAGTTTTTCCTGCGATATGATTGGTGAGTAAAACATTCGGTAACCCATAGAATTGCTTGTTAATGAGAGGTTCGTTTTTGAAAACGTCAAGAGCCGCTGATTTTATTTTTTTTGCTTTGAGCAGTTTAATCAAAAAACTTTCATCTAATACTTCACCGCGGGAAGTATTAATTAAAATTGCCGACGGCTTTAATTTTCTTAATTTATCTTTCGATAAAAAATTCTTATTGTTTTCAAGTGGTATGTGAACTGTAATGATGTCTGACGCTTCAAGGAGATAATCTAAACTTACAAACTTAAAGTTTTTGTTTTTTACAATGACTTTTTTATCTGTATCATTTACAAGAATTTTCATTCCAAGCGCTTTGCAGTATTTTCCGACCAGACTTCCTATAGAGCCGAATCCAATGATACCAATAGTTTTCCCTTCAAGCTCAAATCTTTCATAATCATAAGCAGTAAATCGATTTTCTCTGACACATTTATTCGAAAAAATAATATTTTTTGAAACTGCAAGAAGCAGCGCCAGCGTATGTTCTGCGGCTGCGAGACTGTTGCCGCGTTCAATATTCAGTACTTTTATTTTTTGTTTTTTTGCTTCGGCTACATCAATATGGTCAGTGCCTCTCGAGACTGTGGCAATGATTTTAAATTTTGCCTTTGATAAAAATTTCTTGCCGATTTTTCTTATGCTGCGAATGACTAAGACGTCGTAATCATTATATTTTTTTATTATTTCGGAATTAGGAATATTATCAAAAGCGGTTATGTGAAATTTATTTTTAGGGAAGAGGGGTAAGTGAGTGAGGTTAATTTTGTCGGCTATCAGAATCTTAATCATTTTTATGAATGATTAATTATGAATCTTCCTCTTCGTCATCTTCAGATGAAGCGTTCTGGCGGAATTTATTTTCGAGAGCATCCTGAATCAGATTAAGAATCTCATCTTTACCTTCATCGGTAATAATTGAAAAAGGAATATAATCTTTGCAGAGGTCTTCGTTGTTCACAATTTTTGAAGCTCTGTAAATTTGTTTTTCCATTTTGTTTTTGGAAATCTTATCTGCTTTGGTAAGAATTATAGCGTAAGGAATTTCATAATACTCAAGCCAGCTGACCATAAGCTCATCGAGATAAGTCGGGTCATGGCGCGAATCAATAAGAACAAAAACCATGTTTACGTTTGCACGCTCGCTGATGTAGTCTTCAACAAGCTTTCTCCAGCCGGCGCGGATTTGCTCAGGTACTTTTGCATAGCCATAACCCGGCAAATCAACAATATAAAATTCTTTATTGATGAGGAAGTAATTAAGCTGGCGCGTTTTGCCCGGCACTGAGCCGACCTTTGCGAGTTTTTTCTTATTGCAGATAGTATTTATGAGTGATGACTTACCAACGTTAGACCTTCCGACAAGCACAAATTCGGACAAAACGGATTTTGGCAGGGTTCTTAAGTCGTATATACTTTCTATAAATTCAGCAGTGGAAATTTTCATTACGGTTTATAACGCCCTGTATGACGCTGAATGATTACGAAATTTTTAATTAAACTTTTTTACGTGTCTTTCTGGTTTTAACATCAGGTCCTGATTCCTTCTTCACACTTTCTTTCTTAGGAGCTTTTTTCGATTCTTTTTTTGCTTTTACTTCTTTTTTCGTTTCCTTCTTATCACCCGTTTTTCCTGAATCTTCTGCTTTGGTTTTTTCGTCGATTTGTTTTTCTTTTTCAACGACGTAATTGAAATCTACAAACTCGATTATGGCTACATCACCGCCATCACCTTTTCTGAAACCTGCTTTCACGACTCTTGTATATCCGCCCGGTCTGTTGCCGACCATAGGAGCAATATCATTAAATAATTGCGCAACAGCTGCATCATCACGTAAAAATCTTCTTGCAACTCTTCTCAAATGGACACTCTTCGTAGGGTCGCTGAGAGCATTTTTTGCCTTCGTTACCAACGGTTCAATATAAATCTTCAACTCTTTTGCTTTAGCAACTGTAGTGTTTATTCTTTTTGCCTTAATCAAAGAAGCTGACATATTAGCCATCATTGCTTTTTTGTGGCTTGCTGTTCTTTTTAGTTTGCGGCCTTTTTTCCTGTGTTCCATAATCTATGTGTGTTTACAAATTACAATTTATTAAAATAAAAAAGACAGGCTTGCACCTGTCTTTTAGTTCAGAATTCTTTTTACTTTTCTTCTTCTTTGATGTATTTATCTACATCCATTCCGAAATTAAGGTTAAAGCTTTCGATAAGCTCGCCTAACTCAGCAAGAGATTTTCTTCCGAAGTTTCTGTAATGAAGCATCTCTGCCTCATTCTTGCTTACTAAGTCACCGATTGTTTTTATGTTTGCTGAACGCAGACAGTTTTGTGAACGGACAGATAAATCTAATTCATCAACCGGCATTAATAATATTTTCTTAACTTTTTCAAATTCTTCATCGTGCTCAGATTCAACTTCTTTCGGTTTTTCTTCTGCTTCCGGTTTCAAATTGATAAACAACTGAACGTGGTCTCTCAATATTCTTGCTGCCTGGAATAATGCTTCCTCAGGATTGATGGAACCGTCAGTTTCAATTTCAAGAGTTAATTTTTCATAATCTGTTTTTTGCCCTACTCTTGTATTTTCAAGCGCATAGTTAACTCTCTTTACCGGAGAGAAAATAGAATCAACGGTTATGAAACCTAAAGGCAGGTCAACTTTTTTGTTCTCTTCAGAAGGAATATATCCGATTCCCTGAGCTAATCTTAATTCAATGTTTAAGTTTGCATCTTTGTTAAGAGTTGCAATATGCTGGTCAGGATTAAGAATTTCAAAATCCGCAGTTGCATCTTGAATGTCTTTTGCGGTAAATTCCTTAGCTCCTTTAATGTTCATTTCAATTTTATGACCTTTTCCGGTTATGTCCTTAAATCTAACTTCCTTCAGATTAAGGATAATTTCGGATAAATCTTCAACTACACCTTTTAATGTTGTGAATTCATGAGGCGCATCATTAACTTTTATAGCAATAATAGCGGTACCGGAAAGAGAAGAAATTAAAACTCTTCTTAAAGAATTTCCAAGAGTAATTCCATAACCTCTTTCTAAAGGCTGCATAACAAACCTTCCAAAAGTATCGGTAAAAGAAGATTCTTCTTTTATGACGTTTTCCGGTAGTTGTAAGTGATTAATCTTCATTTCTTAATTTGTCTTTTAATTTTTATTTTTAATCCCTGTTAAAAATAAAGCAATACCTGTTCCGTCTTATTCTGAAAACGGAATGAGGCATATCATTTTTATAATCTTATTTTGAGTATAACTCTACGACTAACTGTTCGTTTCCTACGAAAGGAACGTCTGTTCTTTCAGGGGCTTTCAGGAATTTGCCTTCCATATTGGCTTTATCAAGCGCTAACCATGGCACAACCATATTGTCTTTCATTCTTTTCATTGCTTCATGGAAGATTTCCATTTTTTTGCTTTTCTCGCGAACTTTAATTACGTCACCAACTTTCAGCATAAGCGAAGGAATATTTACAACTCTTCCATTGACAGTAAAATGTCTGTGAGTTATCAGCTGTCTTGCGGCTTTTCTTGAAGGAGCAAGTCCGAGACGGTATAATGTATTGTCAAATCTTGTTTCAAGAAGCTGAACTAGATTATCTCCCGTTACACCTTTTCTTCTTGCAGCTTCAACAAAATAATCCCTGAACTGTTTTTCGAGCAGTCCGTAGGTTCTTCTGATTTTTTGTTTTTCTCTTAACTGAACTGCATAGTCTGTGATTCTTGCTCTTCTTGATTGACCATGCTGACCCGGAGGATAATTCTTATCGCTTCCAACTGGACATTTGTCAGTATAACATTTTATTCCTTTGAGGAATAGCTTTGTTCTTTCTCTGCGACAAAGCTTGCAGCTTGCATCTGTATATCGAGCCATTTATTTTTTCTAACTTCGTTTTGTTAAGACAGATAAATTACCTGTCTGATAATTTTAAAACTTTTATACTCTTCGTTACACTCTTCGTTTCTTCGGAGGACGGCAACCGTTGTGCGGAAGCGGAGTAATATCTTTTATAGATGTTACTTCTATGCCGACTGTAGCAAGAGACCTGATTGCAGCATCTCTTCCCGAACCAACACCTTTGATTAATACATCGACTTTTCTTAAACCCGCATCATAAGCTTCCTTACCGCATGATTCTGCTGTCATCTGAGCGGCAAAAGGAGTATTCTTCTTTGAGCCCTTGAATCCCATCTTGCCTGAAGATGCGCATGAAATCGTATTCCCGTGAGAATCAGTCAATGTAATAATAACATTGTTGAATGTAGCTTTGATATGCGCTACACCGTTAGCATCTATGTGAAGTTTTTTCTTAGTTTTTTTGAATGTTTTTGCCACTTGCTATAATTATTATTTGTTATTTCTTAGCTGCTACTTTCTTTTTGCCTGCAACTGTTTTCCTCTTACCTTTTCTGGTTCTTGAGTTTGTTCTTGTTCTTTGTCCTCGTGACGGCAGTCCTTTTCTGTGTCTCTTTCCTCTGTATGTTCCTATGTCGGTCAGCCTCTTGATATTCATCGCAACTTCAGACTTTAAAGAACCCTCGACTTTATACTCGTTGGTAATCTCGGTTCTGATGTGATTAACTTCATCATCAGTTAAGTTAGCAACTTTCTTGTTGTGGTCTATTCCGACTTTATCGAGAATTTTCTCGGCAGTAGATTTTCCAATGCCAAAGATGGCGGTCAAACCGATTACTGCTCTTTTATTTTTTGGTAAGTCTATACCTGCTACTCTTGCCATTTATTATCCCTGTCTTTGTTTATGTTTTGGGTTTGTGCAAATAACACGAATTACACCTTTTCGTTTTATAATTTTGCATTTGTCGCACATCTTTTTTACTGAGCTTCTTACTTTCATATTTTTATTACCTGCCTGTTATTTATATCTGTAAGTTATTCTGCCTTTTGTTAAATCATAGGGTGAAAGCTCGACAGAAACTTTGTCACCTTGTAAAATTCTTATGAAATTCATTCTCATCTTTCCCGATATATGCGCCAAAATCTCGTGTCCGTTTTCAAGCTTTACTTTAAATGAAGTATTGGGAAGAATTTCCGTTATTATTCCGTCAACTTTTATTACGTCCTGTTTACCCATTAATTAGTAAGTATTACCGGTTTTGAATTTGTTATCAAAACTGTATGCTCAAAATGAGCTGACGGCTCTCCGTCCGATGTTACCACCGTCCATCCGTCTGATTTTGTGCGGACTCTCGCAGTGCCGTAATTTACCATCGGCTCGATTGCAATCACCATACCCTTTCTTAGTTTGTACTTGTTACTCGGGCTGTAATAATTAGGAACCGGGGGCTCTTCGTGAAGATTTTTCCCGATACCGTGTCCGATTAACTCGCGCACAATTGAAAATCCTGAACCTTCAACATAATTCTGAACAGCAACGGAAATATCGTTAACGTCATTTCCTTCAACTGCCTGCTCGATTCCTTTGTATAAAGATTCTTCCGTAATTTTTAAGAGCTTTTTCTTCTTATCCGAAATTTCACCTACTGCAAAAGTGTAAGCGCTATCACCATAATATCCGTTTTTATAAGCACCTATATCTATCGAAATTATATCACCGTTTTTTAAAACAACATTCTTACTCGGAATGCCGTGAACTACTTCATCATTTATCGAGATACAAGCCGATGAAGGAAATCTTTTTCCTTTTACCTTGTATCCTTTGAATGCAGGCTGCGCACCCAAATTTTTTATCTTTGTCTCAATTAAATCATCGAGCTCGTATGTTGAAACACCTTCACGAACAAAATCTTTTATAAAGTCTAACGTATCTTTAACTACTTTACAGCTTTCTGCAATTAAATTTATTTCTCTATCGTTTTTAATCAAACCCATTATGCGAAGAGATTATTATCTTCTTCCCTTAAGTTTTCCGCCCTTCATAAATCCGTCATAGTGTCTCATTAGCAAATGCGATTCAATCTGCTGCAATGTATCAAGCGCAACACCAACGATAATTAGAAGACTTGTTCCGCCAAAAAACTGCGCTAAACCTGTAGTAACTCCCATCATCATCAAAAATGTCGGAATGATTGCAATAATTGCAAGAAATATCGAACCCGGCAAAGTAATTTTTGTCAGAATATTATCAATATAATCTGAAGTCGGTTTACCCGGTCTAACTCCCGGAATAAATCCACCCTGCTTTTTCATGTTATCTGCAACGTCTTTCGGATTGAAAGCAATTGCGGTATAGAAATAAGTAAAGAAGATAATCAATAAAGCAAACACCAATGAATATGTTAAGCTTGTCGGGTCAAAATATTTTGATATACCCTGCATAAATGCACTGTCAGGAAAAAATGACAACACCGTGCTTGGGATAAACATAATTGACTGAGCAAATATAATAGGCATAACACCTGCCTGATTAACTTTCATCGGTATATACTGCGTAACACCTCCAAATACTTTTCTTCCAACAACCCTCTTTGCATACTGAACAGGAATTTTTCTTGTTGCGACTGTAACCGCAATAACTCCTGCTATTATTAATAAGAATAACGCTACATATAAAATCTCTATTATGATGTTTCTTACACCTGAAGCAACTATCTGATACTCATCAAATAATGCGAATGGGAAATCTGCAATGATACCGATGAAGATAATCAGCGATATACCGTTTCCGATACCGCGGTCGGTTATCTGTTCGCCAAGCCACATCATAAAAATCGTACCCGCAGTCAGAAATATAACAGTCGAGATTGTAAATAACATTCCCGACATTTCCGGACTTATTATGCTGATACCGTTAACTTCCCTGCTTGCAAGAGAAACACTCACGCCCCATGCCTGAAGCGCAGCAATCGGAACAGTTCCGACTCTTGTAAGCTGTGTGATTTTCTTTCTTCCCTCTTCACCTTCTTTCTGAAGCTTCTGGAAATAAGGAAACACAGCGCCAAGAAGCTGGATAATAATCGAAGCACTGATGTAAGGCATAATTCCCAATGCAAAAACGGCTGCATTGTTGAATGCACCTCCCACAAACATATCATAAAGACCAAACAAAGTATTATTTGCCTGGTTCAGGTTTGCCTGAGTTAAAAGCGAAGCATTGATTCCCGGCAAAGTTATGTGAGCACCGATACGAACAACAATTAAAATCGCAAGAGTGAAAAAAATTCGTGTCCTTAATTCTTCAATCTTAAATATATTCCTGAAACTCTCTACAAAACCACTCATAAGGTTATGGCTTTTCCTCCAAGATTTTCTATTTTTTCTTTTGCAGATTTACTGAAAGAATCGGCAGTAATCTCTATTTTAGCTTTAAACTCACCTTCACCTAAAATTTTCAACGGAACGTTCTTTCCTGATAATACTTTGCTCTTTAATAAATATTCTTTATCGATTTTTGTCTCGGAAATTTTTCCGCTGTCGATAAGCTTTTGTAACTTTCCTAAGTTAATAATGTTTACTTCAACTCTGTTAACATTCTTGAATCCGAACTTCGGAAGTCTTCTTTGAAGAGGCATTTGACCACCTTCAAACCATGCTCTGTTCTTATAACCTGAACGCGACTTCGCACCTTTGTGACCTCTTGTGGAAGTTCCACCGTGTCCCGAACCCTGACCTCTTCCGACTCTCTTTATTTTCCTGCGTGAACCTTCTGCAGGTTTTAAATTACTTAGTATGTCCATTATTATAATATTATAATCTATTAATCGTGTATTATTTATTTTACTTCCTCAACTTTGACAAGATGATTTACTTTTCTAATCATCCCTCTTATCTGAGGAGTATCTTTTTTAATGACAGAATTATTTAACTTTCTGATGCCAAGCGCTTCAATAGTTGCTTTCTGGTCTTTTGGTCTGTCAATAGCGCTTCTGATTTGTGTGATTTTAAGATTCATATAGTCTTAAATAAAAAATTAATTATAAATTAATTATTGAAAAGCTCAGCAAGAGTCATTCCTCTTTGCTCAGCAGTTGTCTTTGCATCTTTTAGATTTCTCAATGCATCTATGGTAGCTTTAACTACATTATGATGATTTGAAGAACCGAGAAGCTTTGTCAAAACGTCCTGCACACCAACTGATTCAAGAACAGCTCTGACACCACCGCCTGCAATAATTCCCGTTCCGGGTGCAGCCGGTTTCAACATAACTTTTGCCGCGCCGTATTTTCCGATGATTTCATGAGGGACCGTTCCTTTTCTGATTGGAACTTTGATTAAATTCTTTCTTGCATCTTCAACGCTCTTTTTAATTGCATCGGTAACTTCGTTTGCTTTTCCAAGACCGACACCAACGTAACCGGAACCGTTTCCGACAACGCTGACTGCATTAAAGCTGAATCTTCTTCCGCCTTTTACTACTTTTGCAACTCTGCCAACCTTAACAAGTTTTTCTTTTAACTCGAGCTCAGCGGGTTTAACAGTAAGTTTTTTTATTTTTGCCATTAAATATTAAATAGAATATCTGTTATTACTAATAAAAAAATCCTCAATTATTTTTTATAATTGCGGGAAAATTGGTTCTCAGGGGAGGATTCGAACCTCCACGTACGGCTCCAAAGGCCGCTGTCCTGCCATTAGACGACCCGAGAAAGCAAACATTAAAAATAGCGATTTTTTTCAAAATTTTAAACCACCTTCTCTGGCTCCATCGGCAAGAGCTTTTACTCTTCCGTGATACAAATATCCGTTTCTGTCGAAGACAACGTTTGTAATTTTAAGTCCTGAAGCTTTTTCGGCAATCATTTTACCAATGGCTTTGCTTTTCTCAACACTTCCTTTTGAAGATGATAATTTTTCCTGGATTTCCTTTGAATTAGAACCCATGCCGAAAAGAGTTTTCGAGTTTACATCATCAATTAACTGCGCATAAATATGCTTTGCGCTTCTATATACTACAAGTCTTGGTCTGTCAGAATTACCCGATACAGTCTTTCTGATTTTATATTTTATTCTTTCGCGTCTTTTTTTTAGTTTATCTACTTTTTGCATGACTATCTAAAATTATTAATTAATGATATAAATTATAAATGTTATAATTATTTTGAAGCGGTCTTACCGGCTTTTCTTCTGATTCTTTCATCAGAATATTTAATACCTTTTCCTTTATACGGCTCAGGCGGTCTCAACTCGCGAATTTTCGCGGCAACCAGACCGACTAACTGCTTATCAATACCCGAAACAACTACATTGTTCGGTGCAGGTAATTCAATTTTAATATCAGAAGGAGCTGTGAAAACTATAGGATGTGAATACCCTAAAGCAAAAACAATATTGTTTCCTTTTAACTCGGCTTTGTATCCGATACCAACCAAATCAAGCTTCTTTGAAAATCCTTCGGTTACACCGGTAATCATATTCTGAAGCAAAGCTCTGTATAATCCGTGCAATGCTCTTACATTTTTGTTTTCACTGCTTCTTGAAAAAATAATTTCATTGTCCTTTATCTCCATCTTTATATCATCTCTCATTTCCATCTGAAGCTTTCCTTTCGGACCTGAAACTTCAACTATGCTACCGTTTTTTGTAACCTGATATTCTTTTGCTAAAGCTATCGGTTTTTTTCCTATACGACTCATGATGCTCTTATTTTATAAATTAATACTGTTTAATATTTATTACCAGACTTCACAAACAACTTCACCGCCAACGCCAAGCTTTCTCGCCTGCGAGTCGGTCATCAAACCCTTTGATGTTGAGATTAAGGCAATGCCCAGGCCGTTTCTGACTCTCGGAATGCTGGCATGCTCAACATATCTTCTTATACCCGGTTTGCTGATTCTTTTTAAACCGGTTATTACACTCTCACCGCCTGAATACTTCAGCTTAATCGAAATGAATGACCTCTTGTTTTCGGTATCAATCATTTTGTAATCATCTATGTACTTTGTATTCTTTAATATCTCGGCAATTTCTTTTTTGAATTTAGATGCCGGAATATCAACGGTTTTCTTTTCAGCTTTTATTGCATTTCTTACTCTTGTAAGAAAATCTGAAATTGGGTCGGTCATTGACATATATATACTTCGATTTTTATTGTTTTAATTTTTTACCAGCTTGCTTTTCTTACTCCAGGGATTTTACCGGAAAGCGCAAGTTCTCTTAATACTAATCTTGATACACCAAACTTTCTGTAATATGCTCTCGCTCTTCCTGTTACGTTGCATCTGTTATGCAATCTTGTAGGACTGCTGTTTCTCGGAAGTTTTTGTAATCCTTCGTAATCACCTGCTTTCTTAAGCTCTTTTCTCTTTTCGTTATACTGCTTTACTAAAGCTATTCTTTTATTCTGTCTTGCGACTATTGATTTCTTTGCCATTAGTTTTTGTTTTTATTAACAAACGGAACTCCGAACTGCTTCAGAAGCTCGTATGATTCTTCATCGCTTTTTG
Proteins encoded:
- the rpsE gene encoding 30S ribosomal protein S5: MAKIKKLTVKPAELELKEKLVKVGRVAKVVKGGRRFSFNAVSVVGNGSGYVGVGLGKANEVTDAIKKSVEDARKNLIKVPIRKGTVPHEIIGKYGAAKVMLKPAAPGTGIIAGGGVRAVLESVGVQDVLTKLLGSSNHHNVVKATIDALRNLKDAKTTAEQRGMTLAELFNN
- the rplR gene encoding 50S ribosomal protein L18; the protein is MQKVDKLKKRRERIKYKIRKTVSGNSDRPRLVVYRSAKHIYAQLIDDVNSKTLFGMGSNSKEIQEKLSSSKGSVEKSKAIGKMIAEKASGLKITNVVFDRNGYLYHGRVKALADGAREGGLKF
- the rplF gene encoding 50S ribosomal protein L6, translated to MSRIGKKPIALAKEYQVTKNGSIVEVSGPKGKLQMEMRDDIKMEIKDNEIIFSRSSENKNVRALHGLYRALLQNMITGVTEGFSKKLDLVGIGYKAELKGNNIVFALGYSHPIVFTAPSDIKIELPAPNNVVVSGIDKQLVGLVAAKIRELRPPEPYKGKGIKYSDERIRRKAGKTASK
- the rpsN gene encoding 30S ribosomal protein S14, with protein sequence MAKKSIVARQNKRIALVKQYNEKRKELKKAGDYEGLQKLPRNSSPTRLHNRCNVTGRARAYYRKFGVSRLVLRELALSGKIPGVRKASW
- the rpsH gene encoding 30S ribosomal protein S8, encoding MSMTDPISDFLTRVRNAIKAEKKTVDIPASKFKKEIAEILKNTKYIDDYKMIDTENKRSFISIKLKYSGGESVITGLKRISKPGIRRYVEHASIPRVRNGLGIALISTSKGLMTDSQARKLGVGGEVVCEVW